In Physeter macrocephalus isolate SW-GA chromosome 2, ASM283717v5, whole genome shotgun sequence, a single window of DNA contains:
- the LOC114488072 gene encoding uncharacterized protein isoform X1 produces MGHTSPRKTWTVSIIFSVQHGNSPQNTPQNAVGLIGCFQQAFLSKVSDLLEIERTAPPPLPQPKVAGGQGTTIPGRGSAPGTTTWTYVATLFLPLPERGVSLTTTTPRPTTHASPTAVTTFTVTQTSSSCRGDSGPTWRSEEVGLGSCYPFEAGSTTEAFHRADIVSSPHEPFYCRRWKRSVLPPERGACSVLTVLRCLAGAVEGGQECSPTCWGDLVPVGTKKLFS; encoded by the exons ATGGGACACACGTCCCCAAGAAAG ACCTGGACAGTGTCCATCATCTTTTCTGTGCAACATGGTAACAGCCCACAAAACACGCCACAAAATGCCGTTGGTTTAATCGGATGCTTTCAGCAGGCCTTTCTCTCCAAGGTCAGTGACCTCTTAGAAATAGAAAGGACCgcaccacctccccttccccagcctaaGGTAGCTGGGGGGCAGGGCACGACCATCCCGGGGCGGGGGTCAGCTCCAGGCACCACCACATGGACGTATGTGGctactctctttcttccccttcctgagAGGGGGGTGAGCCtgaccaccaccaccccccgacCGACAACCCATGCTTCACCCACAGCAGTGACAACCTTCACCGTCACCCAGACAAGCAGCAGTTGTAGAG GAGACTCCGGGCCCACGTGGAGGAGCGAGGAGGTGGGTCTGGGGAGCTGCTATCCATTTGAGGCTGGGAGCACCACAGAGGCATTCCACCGAGCAGACATCGTATCCTCCCCACACGAACCGTTTTACTGCAGAAGATGGAAAAGGTCAGTCCTCCCGCCGGAGAGGGGGGCCTGCTCCGTGCTCACTGTCCTACGGTGTTTGGCGGGGGCagtggagggagggcaggagtgCAGTCCGACCTGCTGGGGAGACCTGGTTCCCGTGGGCACAAAGAAATTGTTCAGTTAA
- the MGAT5 gene encoding alpha-1,6-mannosylglycoprotein 6-beta-N-acetylglucosaminyltransferase A, which produces MPYEFTCEGVLQRINAFIEKQDFCHGQVMWPPLSALQVKLAEPGQSCKQVCQEKQLICEPSFFQHLNKDKDLLKYEVTCQSSEMAKDIVVPSFDPKNKHCVFQGDLLLFSCAGAHPRHRRICPCRDFIKGQVALCKDCL; this is translated from the exons ATGCCATATGAATTCACATGCGAGGGGGTACTACAGAGAATCAACGCTTTCATCGAAAAACAG GACTTCTGCCATGGGCAAGTGATGTGGCCGCCCCTGAGTGCCCTGCAGGTAAAGCTTGCTGAGCCCGGGCAGTCCTGCAAGCAGGTGTGTCAGGAGAAACAGCTCATCTGTGAGCCTTCCTTCTTCCAGCATCTCAACAAGGACAAGGACTTGCTGAA GTACGAGGTGACCTGCCAAAGCTCAGAGATGGCCAAGGACATCGTGGTGCCCTCCTTCGACCCCAAGAACAAGCACTGTGTGTTTCAGGGTGACCTCCTGCTGTTCAGCTGTGCCGGCGCCCATCCCAGGCACCGGAGGATCTGCCCCTGCCGGGACTTCATCAAGGGCCAGGTGGCTCTTTGTAAAGACTGTCTCTAG
- the LOC114488072 gene encoding uncharacterized protein isoform X2, translating into MGHTSPRKVSDLLEIERTAPPPLPQPKVAGGQGTTIPGRGSAPGTTTWTYVATLFLPLPERGVSLTTTTPRPTTHASPTAVTTFTVTQTSSSCRGDSGPTWRSEEVGLGSCYPFEAGSTTEAFHRADIVSSPHEPFYCRRWKRSVLPPERGACSVLTVLRCLAGAVEGGQECSPTCWGDLVPVGTKKLFS; encoded by the exons ATGGGACACACGTCCCCAAGAAAG GTCAGTGACCTCTTAGAAATAGAAAGGACCgcaccacctccccttccccagcctaaGGTAGCTGGGGGGCAGGGCACGACCATCCCGGGGCGGGGGTCAGCTCCAGGCACCACCACATGGACGTATGTGGctactctctttcttccccttcctgagAGGGGGGTGAGCCtgaccaccaccaccccccgacCGACAACCCATGCTTCACCCACAGCAGTGACAACCTTCACCGTCACCCAGACAAGCAGCAGTTGTAGAG GAGACTCCGGGCCCACGTGGAGGAGCGAGGAGGTGGGTCTGGGGAGCTGCTATCCATTTGAGGCTGGGAGCACCACAGAGGCATTCCACCGAGCAGACATCGTATCCTCCCCACACGAACCGTTTTACTGCAGAAGATGGAAAAGGTCAGTCCTCCCGCCGGAGAGGGGGGCCTGCTCCGTGCTCACTGTCCTACGGTGTTTGGCGGGGGCagtggagggagggcaggagtgCAGTCCGACCTGCTGGGGAGACCTGGTTCCCGTGGGCACAAAGAAATTGTTCAGTTAA